The Amycolatopsis sp. DG1A-15b genome window below encodes:
- a CDS encoding NAD(P)-dependent oxidoreductase, with the protein MTDQRVLITGSAGVVGTLMRPRLRRPGRVLRLLDLAPQTASDDSEEIVTASVTDPAAMAEACEGVDALIHLGGHSRENSWEATLDVNINGTQTVLEAARAAGIQRVILASSNHAVGFRRIDSDLPADSSPRPDTFYGVSKAAIEALGSLYHSRFGMDVIVIRIGSCFETPLPLGPRGLTTWLSPDDGARLFEACLSAPSPGYRLIWGVSDNTRRIYSLAEAEALGYKSLDDAEVYADQLASRPAPTGPAAEYVGGPFCTAPLGVFNPL; encoded by the coding sequence ATGACGGACCAGCGCGTGCTCATCACCGGGTCGGCGGGAGTCGTCGGCACCCTGATGCGCCCCCGCCTGCGGCGCCCGGGCCGGGTGCTGCGCCTGCTCGACCTGGCCCCGCAGACGGCGTCCGACGACTCCGAGGAGATCGTGACGGCCTCGGTGACCGACCCGGCGGCGATGGCGGAAGCGTGCGAAGGCGTCGACGCGCTGATCCACCTGGGCGGGCACAGCCGCGAGAACTCGTGGGAAGCGACCCTGGACGTCAACATCAACGGGACGCAGACGGTCCTGGAGGCGGCGCGGGCCGCCGGGATCCAGCGGGTGATCCTGGCGTCGAGCAACCACGCGGTGGGCTTCCGCCGCATCGATTCCGACCTCCCGGCGGACTCTTCACCGCGGCCGGACACGTTCTACGGGGTCAGCAAGGCGGCGATCGAGGCACTGGGCAGCCTGTACCACTCCCGCTTCGGCATGGACGTGATCGTGATCCGGATCGGATCGTGCTTCGAGACACCGCTGCCCCTGGGCCCCCGCGGCCTGACGACATGGCTGTCCCCGGACGACGGCGCCCGGCTGTTCGAGGCGTGCCTTTCGGCGCCTTCGCCGGGATATCGGCTGATCTGGGGCGTCTCGGACAACACGCGCCGGATCTACTCACTGGCGGAGGCGGAGGCCCTGGGCTACAAGTCCCTGGACGACGCGGAGGTGTACGCGGATCAGCTGGCTTCTCGCCCGGCGCCGACAGGACCGGCGGCCGAGTACGTCGGCGGGCCGTTCTGCACCGCACCCTTGGGCGTGTTCAACCCGCTCTGA
- a CDS encoding HEAT repeat domain-containing protein, whose protein sequence is MGIPELIEQLAAPDMAARKSAGAALVAAGAGAVEPVLAVLRDEASPVYWGDSAGVLRRIGDPAFDPVLDVILSPGTEEVRRRARWAFGGIEVSDLKRYADVLAHPDPSIRETAAFVLQNAGSTALPLAPALVPLLTDADEDVRQRGVWAFAGIGPGVIPLLRRVRRSTAPQRRQALTALAEVGGWDALDAADQRLVERLIAVKLRDEKPASMHLCGGWYALPTKDQGAVLEAFGLSDAMPVTMRLGESAWNSDHHGGTLRHEHGRCARTYVSPVLDGWTLVFGDPPGLAHSASAETESGRRPSIRRSCAELSGAFGAAHWYGASCGDGWTAWCLAEHGQIIRCYDVFEPEDQLGNAHAAEDGYLLPHEDRGFPTGWTDGIDISDAEAFRERYEQVKRDFAIPDPCHATDIAGRLSVDPSELDERTSVLGRGVLALTACGRRYGTPRGALRI, encoded by the coding sequence GTGGGTATCCCTGAGTTGATCGAACAGCTCGCAGCTCCGGATATGGCGGCTCGGAAATCTGCTGGAGCCGCGCTGGTGGCGGCGGGCGCGGGCGCCGTCGAACCGGTGCTTGCCGTCTTGCGTGACGAGGCTTCACCGGTGTACTGGGGTGACTCGGCGGGCGTCCTTCGCCGGATCGGCGATCCGGCGTTCGATCCGGTGCTCGACGTCATTCTCTCGCCGGGGACGGAGGAGGTGCGGCGGCGCGCACGCTGGGCGTTCGGTGGAATCGAGGTCTCTGACCTGAAGAGGTATGCGGATGTCTTGGCGCATCCGGATCCGTCGATCAGGGAAACGGCCGCGTTCGTCCTTCAGAACGCGGGTAGCACGGCGTTGCCGCTGGCGCCCGCGTTAGTCCCGCTGCTGACAGACGCCGACGAAGACGTACGCCAGCGGGGCGTGTGGGCATTCGCGGGGATCGGTCCCGGCGTGATTCCGTTACTACGCCGGGTGCGGCGGTCGACCGCGCCGCAGCGGCGGCAGGCGTTGACGGCCTTGGCCGAGGTGGGTGGCTGGGATGCGCTCGACGCGGCCGATCAGCGGCTCGTCGAGCGGCTGATCGCGGTCAAGCTTCGTGACGAGAAACCGGCGTCGATGCATCTCTGTGGCGGCTGGTACGCGCTGCCGACGAAGGACCAGGGGGCGGTGCTGGAGGCGTTCGGACTTTCCGACGCAATGCCGGTGACGATGCGCCTCGGCGAATCTGCGTGGAACTCCGACCACCACGGTGGAACCCTCAGGCACGAACACGGCAGGTGCGCCCGGACGTATGTGAGTCCGGTTCTCGATGGTTGGACGCTGGTGTTCGGCGATCCGCCCGGATTGGCGCATTCGGCTTCAGCGGAGACCGAGTCCGGGCGACGGCCGAGCATACGGCGCAGCTGCGCCGAGCTGAGTGGCGCTTTCGGTGCCGCTCACTGGTACGGGGCGAGCTGCGGCGACGGGTGGACCGCCTGGTGTCTTGCCGAACACGGCCAGATCATCCGCTGCTACGACGTTTTCGAGCCGGAGGACCAGCTCGGCAACGCGCACGCTGCCGAAGACGGCTACCTGTTGCCTCATGAGGACAGGGGCTTCCCGACGGGCTGGACCGACGGGATCGACATCTCCGACGCTGAGGCGTTCCGGGAGCGCTACGAGCAGGTCAAACGAGACTTCGCGATCCCCGATCCGTGTCACGCCACGGATATCGCCGGACGGCTCTCGGTCGATCCTTCGGAGCTTGACGAGCGGACTTCGGTTCTGGGACGCGGCGTCCTCGCCCTGACCGCTTGCGGCCGACGGTACGGGACCCCGCGTGGAGCCTTACGTATCTGA
- a CDS encoding GNAT family N-acetyltransferase, with amino-acid sequence MTAGAPLGREVVLETGRLMLRSWRVAEAVVQRELWTERDPRVPPHRRIDADGHPTVAELEDSIRTSRPSSVGLLAVERKAARDVIGYCGLIDSGRGAEGEPELAFELLRRAWGQGYATEASLAVLEWARSSGYERLWATVRDWNTASRRVLAKLGFTETGREEADSVHGTTLFTTRRL; translated from the coding sequence ATGACAGCTGGTGCGCCGCTGGGGCGCGAGGTCGTGCTCGAGACGGGACGCCTGATGCTCAGGTCGTGGCGGGTGGCCGAGGCTGTCGTCCAGCGTGAGCTGTGGACCGAACGTGATCCACGAGTGCCGCCGCACCGCCGGATCGACGCGGATGGACACCCCACGGTCGCGGAACTCGAGGATTCGATCCGCACCAGCCGGCCATCGTCGGTCGGGTTGCTGGCGGTGGAGCGGAAGGCCGCTCGTGACGTCATCGGCTACTGCGGGCTGATCGACAGCGGACGAGGAGCCGAAGGAGAACCGGAGCTGGCGTTCGAACTGCTGCGGCGGGCATGGGGGCAGGGATACGCGACCGAGGCTTCGTTGGCGGTTCTGGAGTGGGCGAGATCGTCTGGGTACGAACGTCTGTGGGCCACGGTCCGGGACTGGAACACCGCTTCTCGCCGTGTGCTGGCCAAGCTCGGGTTCACCGAGACCGGGCGGGAGGAAGCGGACTCGGTCCACGGGACCACCCTGTTCACCACGAGACGGCTCTGA
- a CDS encoding SRPBCC family protein, which yields MTKKSVPITVFARTTSSPAHTHRVIVPIDLPQVFKPWGPFPGVAEVRDQTGIWDRAGTSRQTWFTDGSKADERLTEVVDGHGFAYELSGFTNVLAKLVSGVRGEWSFLPDGTGTSIRWTYDFQPLAGRRWIVAGPFKPLWTRYMRAALARMVTVVQDTPGAIMDE from the coding sequence ATGACGAAAAAGAGCGTTCCGATCACCGTCTTCGCCCGTACGACATCCAGTCCCGCCCACACCCACCGGGTCATCGTGCCGATCGACCTCCCCCAGGTGTTCAAGCCGTGGGGACCGTTCCCCGGCGTCGCGGAGGTGCGCGACCAGACCGGCATCTGGGACCGGGCCGGAACCTCACGCCAGACCTGGTTCACCGACGGCTCCAAGGCCGACGAGCGGCTCACCGAGGTCGTGGACGGACACGGGTTCGCCTACGAGCTCAGCGGCTTCACCAACGTGCTGGCCAAACTGGTCTCCGGGGTGCGTGGCGAGTGGTCGTTCCTCCCCGACGGCACCGGCACCTCGATCCGGTGGACCTACGACTTCCAGCCGCTGGCTGGCCGCCGCTGGATCGTCGCCGGGCCGTTCAAACCGCTTTGGACCCGCTACATGCGCGCCGCGCTCGCCCGGATGGTGACCGTGGTGCAGGACACGCCCGGTGCGATCATGGATGAGTGA
- a CDS encoding helix-turn-helix transcriptional regulator, with protein MSDLSFGALVRGWRDRLDPADAGYAPSARRRAPGLRREELAELAGLSHEYVLRLEQSRATNPSVQVVSALARALRLSAAERDQLFRAAGLLAPRDQTVGTHVPPSIRRLVDRLGDLPIGVFAADWSLLWWNDMWTALHGDPSGLPPAERNLARALFGTGEGRWHLRPVTSTAGPYAFETAIVADLREAVSRYPADPELAALVDGLRAASPFFGELWSVAGMGQLTGDLKTISHPELGDVTLDCDVLTVPGVDLRIVTYTAAPGTRGAAQLDLLRASRLSEAP; from the coding sequence GTGAGCGACCTGAGCTTCGGTGCCCTGGTGCGCGGCTGGCGCGACCGCCTCGACCCGGCCGATGCCGGCTACGCCCCGTCGGCTCGCCGGCGCGCCCCCGGCCTGCGCCGCGAGGAGCTCGCCGAGCTCGCCGGTCTTTCCCACGAGTACGTGCTGCGGCTGGAGCAGAGCCGGGCCACCAACCCGTCCGTCCAGGTGGTCTCGGCCCTGGCCCGCGCGCTGCGGCTCTCCGCTGCCGAACGCGACCAGCTCTTCCGTGCTGCGGGCCTGCTCGCGCCCCGCGACCAGACCGTCGGCACCCACGTGCCGCCGAGCATCCGCCGCCTGGTCGACCGCCTCGGCGATCTCCCGATCGGCGTGTTCGCCGCTGATTGGAGCCTGCTGTGGTGGAACGACATGTGGACGGCTTTGCACGGCGATCCGTCCGGCCTGCCGCCCGCCGAACGCAACCTCGCCCGCGCCCTCTTCGGCACGGGCGAGGGCCGCTGGCACCTGCGCCCGGTCACCTCGACAGCCGGACCGTACGCGTTCGAGACCGCGATCGTCGCGGACCTGCGCGAAGCGGTCTCCCGTTACCCGGCCGACCCGGAACTGGCGGCGCTCGTGGACGGCTTGCGGGCGGCCTCACCCTTCTTCGGCGAGCTGTGGTCAGTGGCGGGCATGGGACAGCTCACCGGCGATCTCAAGACGATCAGCCATCCCGAGCTGGGTGACGTCACTCTGGACTGCGACGTGCTGACCGTGCCCGGCGTCGACCTGCGCATCGTCACCTACACGGCAGCCCCGGGAACCAGAGGCGCCGCCCAGCTCGACCTCCTGCGTGCGTCCCGGCTCAGTGAGGCTCCCTGA
- a CDS encoding MarR family winged helix-turn-helix transcriptional regulator, which yields MTSQHDDQLSFETGTGYLLARLGSLAERSWIGMLRRHNLTPTQHAVLLALRERGPLGQQALSHLIAVDPRNVVPILDGLVDQHLIDRHVDPADRRRRVISLTETGQSAANDLAKSATDIETDFLHGLAPADRAELNRLLRTLHASLTP from the coding sequence ATGACGAGCCAGCACGACGATCAACTCTCGTTCGAGACCGGGACCGGCTACCTGCTCGCCCGGCTCGGCTCACTGGCCGAGCGAAGCTGGATCGGCATGCTGCGCCGCCACAACCTGACGCCGACCCAGCACGCGGTCCTGTTGGCACTGCGCGAACGTGGCCCCCTGGGACAGCAGGCCCTCAGCCACCTCATCGCCGTCGATCCCCGAAACGTGGTGCCCATCCTCGACGGCCTGGTAGACCAGCACCTGATCGACCGCCACGTCGACCCCGCAGACCGGCGACGACGCGTCATCAGCCTCACCGAAACAGGCCAATCAGCAGCCAACGACCTGGCGAAGTCAGCGACGGACATCGAGACCGACTTCCTCCACGGTCTCGCGCCCGCCGACCGAGCCGAACTCAACCGACTACTTCGGACGCTGCACGCCTCGCTCACTCCCTGA
- a CDS encoding SDR family NAD(P)-dependent oxidoreductase → MINMSHEQKLVFLVTGATSGVGHAIAAQLASRGARVLLGARSADSGQAAASAIRSRTPRTDLEVVAADLSDMTQVRSLADQVRQHTTRLDGLVLNAAEVRTRRELSPDGFETNFATNYLSGFLLTHLLLPLLTTSAPARVVALSSSSHAHIKHLDLDALSAGTDFNHMRTYSTTKLLTVLFVSEFARRVHGTGVTANAADPGFVRTNLGRHTTGLFGLFLRIMRPFQTSPVKAAGTPVYLATAPEVATTTGGYFVHSRPAMPSPLSQDPAIARKLWDLSGDLLTQRDLASREELT, encoded by the coding sequence ATGATAAACATGAGTCATGAACAAAAGTTGGTCTTCTTGGTAACCGGAGCCACCAGCGGTGTTGGCCACGCCATCGCCGCCCAGTTGGCTTCCCGTGGCGCTCGCGTCCTGCTCGGCGCCCGGTCCGCCGACAGCGGCCAGGCCGCCGCGTCCGCGATCAGGTCACGGACGCCGAGGACTGATCTGGAGGTCGTGGCCGCCGACCTGTCGGACATGACGCAGGTGCGATCGTTGGCCGATCAGGTGCGGCAGCACACCACCCGCCTCGATGGCCTTGTTCTCAACGCCGCCGAAGTCCGGACGCGTCGTGAACTCTCCCCGGACGGGTTCGAAACCAACTTCGCCACGAACTACCTCTCGGGATTCCTGCTGACACATCTGTTGCTGCCGCTGCTCACCACCTCCGCACCCGCGCGGGTCGTTGCCCTGTCCTCGTCGAGCCATGCCCACATCAAGCACCTTGACCTGGACGCGTTGTCCGCCGGTACGGACTTCAATCACATGCGGACGTACTCGACGACGAAACTGCTCACCGTGCTGTTCGTGTCCGAGTTCGCGCGACGCGTTCATGGCACGGGGGTGACGGCCAACGCCGCGGACCCGGGGTTCGTGCGTACCAACCTCGGCCGTCACACGACCGGACTGTTCGGGCTGTTCCTCAGAATCATGCGTCCCTTCCAGACGTCTCCCGTAAAGGCCGCCGGAACGCCGGTATATCTGGCCACCGCGCCCGAGGTCGCGACGACCACCGGCGGCTACTTCGTCCACAGCCGCCCGGCGATGCCGAGTCCGCTCTCCCAAGACCCGGCCATCGCGCGGAAGCTGTGGGATCTCAGCGGTGACCTCCTGACCCAGCGCGACCTCGCGTCACGCGAAGAACTGACCTGA
- a CDS encoding TetR/AcrR family transcriptional regulator, producing MEASFQRARRPEQKNQRRETILAAAGDLARASGVAWVSLGDIAAAVGLAKSNVLRYFGTREEIYLQLTMREGADWAAAAGAALHGASGFSAAAAALADAYADRPLYCDLTTHAETMLEHNVSVTVLEVYKRWAIDTYFTLGRQLTTACPELTGTDGASLVMAASAFVAKLFPLTRPSAALRELYDREPEIARVFPPFRPTLQHMIAATAAGLPTTH from the coding sequence ATGGAAGCGTCGTTCCAGCGGGCCAGGCGCCCGGAGCAGAAGAACCAGCGGCGGGAGACGATCCTCGCCGCCGCCGGCGACCTCGCCCGGGCGTCGGGCGTGGCCTGGGTCAGCCTGGGCGACATCGCCGCGGCGGTGGGGCTGGCCAAGTCCAACGTCCTGCGCTACTTCGGCACGCGCGAGGAGATCTACCTGCAGCTGACGATGCGGGAGGGGGCGGACTGGGCGGCCGCCGCCGGCGCCGCGCTGCACGGGGCGAGCGGGTTTTCCGCGGCGGCGGCGGCCTTGGCCGACGCTTACGCCGACCGGCCGTTGTACTGCGACCTCACCACGCATGCCGAGACGATGCTGGAGCACAACGTGTCGGTCACGGTCTTGGAGGTCTACAAGCGGTGGGCCATCGACACCTACTTCACCCTAGGTCGGCAGCTCACCACCGCCTGCCCCGAGCTGACCGGCACGGACGGGGCGTCCTTGGTCATGGCAGCCAGCGCGTTCGTCGCGAAACTGTTCCCGTTGACCCGTCCCTCGGCCGCGCTGCGGGAGCTGTATGACCGCGAGCCGGAGATCGCCCGGGTGTTCCCGCCGTTCCGGCCGACGCTGCAGCACATGATCGCCGCGACCGCGGCCGGGCTGCCGACCACCCACTGA
- a CDS encoding nuclear transport factor 2 family protein: protein MTLGSTDLGQTIDAFVASFNDPDLDRVMSFFAEDARYLPGRGPELRGLPAIRAAFAPQFAGRYGAMTFDVYDRVIDESRARATIRWACRLDLTGAHGKRAIPPLRWFARLRYRGRMQWHGLDVFHFDSAGKITGKFTYATFRLPLWERAS, encoded by the coding sequence ATGACCCTCGGCAGCACCGATCTCGGCCAGACCATCGACGCCTTCGTGGCCTCCTTCAACGACCCCGACCTCGACCGGGTCATGTCCTTCTTCGCCGAGGACGCCCGCTACCTGCCCGGCCGCGGCCCCGAGCTGCGCGGCCTCCCCGCGATCCGGGCGGCGTTCGCGCCACAGTTCGCCGGCCGCTACGGCGCGATGACCTTCGACGTGTACGACCGGGTGATCGACGAGTCCCGCGCCCGGGCGACGATCCGATGGGCGTGCCGGCTGGACCTGACCGGCGCGCACGGCAAACGCGCGATCCCACCGCTGCGGTGGTTCGCCCGGCTCCGCTACCGCGGCCGCATGCAGTGGCACGGCCTGGACGTCTTCCACTTCGACTCCGCCGGGAAGATCACCGGCAAGTTCACCTACGCCACCTTCCGCCTGCCCCTCTGGGAACGAGCAAGCTGA
- a CDS encoding MerR family transcriptional regulator, whose protein sequence is MRRTGRSGSADGLSTGQAEVMRNGVTIGQAAAFVGVTVKTVRHYHKLGLVEEPERDSSGYRRYGSADLLRLVQARTLAAAGVPLAEIGRLLDADAAGFAAALADVERQLTERIDELITRRDTLHRLADGDRALLPDRAVALLKRMSGLGFPADEVAATREGWVLAKALVPEGFDDYLTHFEHALEDTRLVALTQRAAQAAAWEPDDPRIDELATAVADHYLADPALLKTVTGLQARTEAATRYTLIAHHGEEQTPAAARLAALFESKLRAAGIRIPRPDSR, encoded by the coding sequence ATGCGGCGGACAGGCCGATCCGGCTCAGCCGACGGACTGAGCACCGGGCAGGCTGAAGTCATGAGGAACGGGGTCACGATCGGGCAGGCAGCAGCATTCGTCGGCGTCACGGTGAAGACGGTGCGGCACTATCACAAGCTCGGCCTGGTCGAAGAGCCCGAACGCGACAGTTCCGGTTACCGGCGGTACGGATCAGCCGACCTGTTGCGGCTGGTACAGGCCCGGACGCTCGCCGCCGCCGGGGTGCCGCTGGCCGAGATCGGGCGCCTGCTCGACGCCGACGCCGCGGGGTTCGCCGCCGCGCTCGCCGATGTCGAGCGGCAGCTCACCGAACGGATCGACGAGTTGATCACGCGGCGTGACACGCTGCATCGGCTCGCCGATGGCGACCGTGCACTGCTGCCCGACCGCGCGGTGGCGCTGCTGAAGCGGATGTCCGGCCTCGGATTCCCCGCGGACGAGGTGGCGGCGACCAGAGAGGGCTGGGTCCTGGCCAAGGCCCTGGTGCCAGAAGGCTTCGACGACTACCTCACCCATTTCGAACACGCCCTCGAAGACACCCGGCTCGTCGCCTTGACACAACGCGCAGCCCAAGCCGCGGCATGGGAACCGGACGATCCCCGCATCGACGAACTCGCCACCGCTGTAGCCGACCACTACCTCGCCGACCCCGCACTGCTGAAGACCGTGACCGGTCTGCAAGCCCGCACCGAGGCCGCAACCCGATACACGCTGATCGCCCACCACGGCGAAGAGCAAACCCCGGCGGCGGCGCGGCTGGCCGCACTATTCGAGAGCAAGCTCCGCGCCGCCGGCATCCGTATCCCCCGACCGGACTCCCGCTGA
- a CDS encoding serine hydrolase domain-containing protein — MALSAAAAGPDRPELQKAIEEIVDSGFVGVSLRVHDERGEWAGSAGTAELGGTTKLPIDGHVRIGSNTKTFTATLALKLVAEGKVGLDIPVAGYLPEFGLDERVTVRMLLQHTSGLFNFSGEVYEDGTIVPGIPIPYGSTGEEWVDNRFKTYQPEELVRLALSKPARFEPGTGWSYSNTNYVLARLLIEKVTGHSLAEEMQRLIIGPLGLSGTVVPDASPEIPEPHAHAYYRYEDAGTQKTVDITRHNPSWISTGGDMISTTQDLHTFISALMSGRLLPADLLAEMRTPHPTGIPNMDYGLGVFVLTTDDGGTLIAHNGATVGHAALMYSTPDGSKTLTAALNCVDDAGLSIATAFRNAQQRLVNEVLCGGQADPAQPTD, encoded by the coding sequence ATGGCACTGTCGGCGGCTGCTGCCGGGCCGGATCGTCCCGAGTTGCAGAAGGCGATCGAGGAGATCGTCGATTCCGGTTTCGTCGGGGTGTCGCTGCGCGTGCACGACGAGCGGGGCGAGTGGGCCGGCAGCGCCGGGACGGCCGAACTGGGCGGGACCACGAAGCTGCCGATCGACGGACATGTCCGGATCGGCAGCAACACCAAGACCTTCACCGCGACCCTGGCGCTGAAGCTGGTGGCCGAGGGCAAGGTCGGGCTGGACATCCCGGTGGCGGGCTATCTGCCCGAGTTCGGGCTGGACGAGCGGGTCACGGTGCGGATGTTGCTGCAGCACACCAGCGGGCTGTTCAACTTCAGCGGCGAGGTCTACGAGGACGGGACGATCGTGCCGGGGATCCCCATCCCCTACGGCAGCACAGGCGAGGAGTGGGTGGACAACCGGTTCAAGACCTACCAGCCGGAGGAGTTGGTGCGGCTGGCGTTGTCCAAGCCGGCACGGTTCGAGCCGGGGACGGGGTGGAGCTACTCCAATACCAACTACGTGCTGGCCAGGTTGCTGATCGAGAAGGTCACCGGGCACTCGCTCGCCGAGGAGATGCAGCGGCTGATCATAGGGCCACTCGGGCTGTCGGGCACCGTGGTGCCGGACGCCTCGCCGGAGATCCCCGAGCCGCACGCCCACGCCTACTACCGCTACGAAGACGCCGGCACTCAGAAGACGGTCGACATCACCCGCCACAACCCGTCCTGGATCTCCACTGGCGGTGACATGATCTCGACCACCCAGGACCTCCACACGTTCATCTCCGCGCTGATGAGCGGCAGGCTGCTGCCGGCCGACCTGCTGGCCGAAATGCGGACCCCGCACCCGACCGGCATCCCGAACATGGACTACGGCCTGGGAGTGTTCGTGCTGACCACGGACGACGGTGGCACCCTCATCGCCCACAACGGCGCCACCGTGGGCCACGCGGCGCTGATGTACAGCACGCCCGACGGCAGCAAGACCCTGACCGCCGCGCTGAACTGCGTGGACGACGCCGGCCTGTCCATCGCAACAGCGTTCCGGAACGCCCAGCAACGGCTCGTCAACGAGGTGCTATGCGGCGGACAGGCCGATCCGGCTCAGCCGACGGACTGA
- a CDS encoding IS110 family transposase: MPVIIGMEPHKRSATIEVITELGEVVTVGKFGTDQSGCAEMLSFGRRFPERTWAVEGCNGVGRHIAHRLVHEGETLLDVPAKLSAQVRVFATGNGRKTDPVDAHSVALAALRAPNLARVQVDPELVVMAMLVDRRDELGRARTQTVNRLHRLLTELFPGGAKKFLSAAQARALVAPIKPRDIVGKTRRRLAVELIAELETIDKKTKAADKDLRELVPARGCTLLDLHGIGPSGTARLLADVGDIHRFGNRDRFASWNGTAPLDASSGEQQRHRLSRAGNRRINRTLHIMGVVQLRNPTAGRVHFDAKKAADKTSMEAMRALKRRLSNVVYARMLADQKRREAAGSGGHSGTTLQSSVTGLTPDTGPSDKPQPEPATTHPTPVATAP; encoded by the coding sequence ATGCCCGTAATTATCGGGATGGAGCCGCATAAGCGTTCGGCCACGATCGAGGTGATCACCGAACTCGGTGAGGTGGTCACGGTCGGGAAGTTCGGTACTGATCAGTCCGGTTGTGCGGAAATGCTGTCGTTCGGACGGCGGTTTCCCGAGCGGACCTGGGCGGTGGAAGGCTGTAACGGCGTTGGCCGGCATATCGCCCACCGGCTGGTCCACGAAGGCGAGACCCTGCTGGATGTGCCGGCGAAGCTGTCCGCGCAGGTGCGGGTGTTCGCCACCGGCAACGGCCGCAAGACTGACCCCGTGGACGCGCACTCCGTCGCTCTGGCCGCGTTGCGTGCCCCGAACTTGGCCCGAGTCCAGGTCGACCCCGAGCTGGTTGTGATGGCCATGCTCGTCGACCGTCGTGACGAACTCGGTCGTGCACGAACGCAGACGGTCAACCGCCTCCATCGCCTACTCACCGAGCTGTTTCCCGGCGGAGCAAAGAAGTTCCTGTCCGCGGCACAGGCCCGCGCACTCGTGGCGCCGATCAAACCGCGCGACATTGTGGGCAAGACCCGGCGCCGGCTGGCGGTCGAGCTCATCGCAGAGCTCGAGACCATCGACAAGAAGACCAAGGCTGCGGACAAAGATCTCCGCGAGCTGGTGCCCGCCCGCGGTTGCACACTGCTCGACCTGCACGGCATCGGACCGTCCGGCACCGCACGGCTGCTGGCCGACGTCGGCGACATCCACCGGTTCGGCAACCGGGACCGGTTCGCGTCCTGGAATGGCACCGCACCGCTGGACGCCTCCTCCGGTGAGCAGCAACGGCACCGCCTATCTCGCGCCGGTAACCGCAGAATCAACCGGACCCTGCACATCATGGGAGTCGTTCAGCTCCGCAATCCGACCGCCGGCCGCGTCCATTTCGACGCGAAGAAGGCGGCGGACAAGACCTCGATGGAAGCGATGCGTGCGCTGAAACGACGGCTTTCGAACGTCGTCTACGCCCGCATGCTGGCTGATCAGAAGCGACGTGAGGCGGCAGGTTCGGGAGGGCACTCGGGGACGACTCTGCAATCCAGCGTGACCGGTCTGACCCCGGACACCGGCCCTTCGGACAAGCCACAACCCGAACCTGCCACCACCCACCCTACGCCCGTCGCGACCGCCCCTTGA
- a CDS encoding sigma-70 family RNA polymerase sigma factor, protein MPPETRTEGPVADLFRRHRSDLLRLAVLLLGDTSQAEDVVQDAFVALHRRWPVLADPAAAAGYLRVSVVNGARSAHRRRATVRRHLRVGEPEALPAADAGLLLAEEHRRVLAAVRQLPRRQWEVLVLRYWSGLSEAEIARTLAVSRGTVKTCASRALAKLEDLLGGPDGH, encoded by the coding sequence GTGCCGCCGGAAACGCGCACGGAAGGGCCGGTCGCGGACTTGTTCCGCCGGCACCGGTCCGATCTGCTGCGGCTGGCCGTGCTGCTGCTCGGGGACACCAGCCAGGCCGAGGACGTCGTCCAGGATGCCTTCGTCGCGCTGCACCGGCGCTGGCCCGTGCTCGCCGACCCGGCGGCCGCCGCCGGGTACCTGCGGGTGTCGGTGGTGAACGGGGCCCGGTCGGCGCACCGGCGCCGCGCCACCGTCCGGCGGCACCTGCGGGTCGGCGAACCTGAGGCACTGCCGGCCGCCGACGCCGGGCTGCTGCTCGCCGAAGAGCACCGGAGAGTGCTCGCCGCGGTCCGGCAGCTACCGCGCCGGCAGTGGGAAGTGCTGGTGCTGCGGTACTGGTCCGGCCTGTCCGAGGCCGAGATCGCCCGGACGCTCGCCGTCTCCCGCGGGACGGTCAAGACCTGCGCCTCCCGCGCCCTGGCCAAGCTCGAAGACCTGCTCGGAGGACCCGATGGGCACTGA